One stretch of Amycolatopsis tolypomycina DNA includes these proteins:
- a CDS encoding DUF7455 domain-containing protein gives MTSPTLTRPELTAADRCDRCGAAAQVRAILSTGGELLFCGHHAREHEAKLKELSADIQR, from the coding sequence ATGACATCGCCGACGCTCACCCGCCCCGAACTGACCGCCGCCGACCGCTGTGACCGGTGCGGAGCAGCAGCTCAGGTACGCGCCATCCTCAGCACGGGTGGCGAACTGCTCTTCTGCGGGCACCACGCCCGCGAGCACGAGGCCAAGCTCAAGGAACTGTCCGCCGACATCCAGCGGTAA
- a CDS encoding EamA family transporter, which yields MYAGAAVAVDLFGHATPAGVAWLRCLGAAVVLLAWRRPGPDAWRGRRLLLAIVFGVVTAGMNVLFYEAIARLPLGTAVAMEFAGPVVVAALGSRTVRDVLALVLVAAGVVAIADVRIAGSFWGVAFALGAALAWAGYILLGKRVATDGDGIDSLAIGFFAGTVVLSPLALGTGPVWASPRLLLLGVGVGVLSTVVPYALDQVVLRRVGQARFATLLALLPVTAGVMGFVLLGQVPSVAEAVGTLAVVAGVALRSREGSVGPDGSVGPEGAEVRGPELPG from the coding sequence ATGTACGCCGGAGCGGCGGTGGCGGTCGACCTTTTCGGCCACGCGACCCCGGCGGGCGTGGCCTGGCTCCGCTGCCTCGGGGCGGCGGTGGTCCTGCTGGCCTGGCGCCGCCCCGGTCCTGACGCGTGGCGCGGTCGCCGTCTGCTGCTGGCGATCGTGTTCGGCGTGGTGACGGCGGGCATGAACGTGCTGTTCTACGAGGCGATCGCCCGCCTGCCCCTGGGCACGGCGGTGGCGATGGAGTTCGCCGGCCCGGTGGTGGTGGCGGCACTGGGCTCCCGCACGGTGCGCGACGTCCTGGCACTGGTCCTGGTGGCGGCGGGCGTGGTGGCGATCGCGGACGTCCGGATCGCGGGCAGTTTCTGGGGAGTGGCGTTCGCCCTGGGCGCAGCGCTGGCCTGGGCGGGCTACATCCTCCTGGGCAAGAGGGTGGCGACGGACGGCGACGGCATCGACAGCCTGGCGATCGGCTTCTTCGCGGGGACGGTGGTGTTGTCACCGCTGGCGCTGGGAACGGGACCGGTGTGGGCTTCGCCACGGTTGTTGCTGCTCGGGGTCGGGGTGGGGGTGTTGTCGACGGTGGTGCCGTATGCGCTGGACCAGGTGGTGCTGCGGCGGGTGGGGCAGGCACGGTTCGCGACGTTGCTGGCGTTGCTCCCGGTGACGGCGGGGGTGATGGGGTTCGTGTTGCTCGGGCAGGTGCCTTCGGTGGCCGAGGCGGTGGGGACGCTCGCGGTAGTGGCCGGGGTGGCGCTGCGGAGCAGGGAGGGGTCGGTGGGGCCGGACGGGTCGGTGGGGCCCGAGGGGGCGGAGGTGCGGGGGCCGGAGTTGCCAGGGTGA
- a CDS encoding glutamine synthetase family protein: MTKAASAAAKDFAAAGVGGVHLAWADNNGIPRSRIVPVGGLADAATRGVGATSLFAVFDSHDSITFAHPGLDTPSGDVRLVPVVERLRRLAGQPALAWAPVRQLTRDGDPWPYCQRAVLEAQVAKAAARGLEFRAGYELEFAVAPAGSAGITANPGHPGPAYSPHALVGLDGFVGALLHDFAANGLRIGQLHAEYGVAQLELSLAATDPVSAADDQLLARQTIHAAARVHGLAVSFAPMIDLGAAGNGWHLHTSVHRKGRNLLDGNGRPAGDGAAYLAGLLRDLPALTAVTAPSVPSTLRLRPGHFAGAYAFWGVENREAPLRYVPGSALLGDGHANVELKTSDASANPYLALAVVLAAGMAGIEDAPALPEPIGADPGGWTDHEREIRGVHRLPANPAEQDAALVASPRVAGVLGDELLGAFRAVRASDAAWAADRTDDEIVAAHLWRY, from the coding sequence ATGACCAAAGCGGCGTCGGCCGCGGCGAAGGACTTCGCCGCCGCCGGGGTGGGTGGGGTTCATCTTGCCTGGGCCGACAACAACGGCATTCCGCGGTCGCGGATCGTGCCCGTTGGCGGGCTCGCCGATGCCGCCACGCGGGGCGTCGGGGCGACCTCGCTGTTCGCCGTCTTCGACAGTCACGACTCCATCACCTTCGCGCACCCTGGCCTGGACACGCCTTCCGGGGACGTCCGGCTCGTGCCCGTCGTCGAGCGGCTGCGGCGGCTGGCCGGGCAGCCCGCGCTCGCCTGGGCGCCCGTCCGGCAGCTCACCCGGGACGGCGATCCGTGGCCCTACTGCCAGCGTGCCGTCCTCGAAGCGCAGGTCGCCAAGGCCGCCGCACGGGGGCTCGAGTTCCGGGCCGGCTACGAACTCGAGTTCGCCGTCGCCCCCGCGGGGAGTGCCGGCATCACCGCCAACCCCGGGCATCCCGGGCCCGCCTACAGCCCGCACGCCCTCGTCGGGCTCGATGGCTTCGTCGGGGCCCTCCTGCACGACTTCGCGGCCAACGGCCTGCGGATCGGCCAGCTGCACGCCGAGTACGGCGTTGCGCAGCTCGAACTGTCGCTGGCCGCCACCGATCCGGTTTCCGCCGCCGATGACCAGCTGCTCGCGCGGCAGACCATCCACGCCGCCGCGCGGGTGCACGGTCTTGCCGTCAGCTTCGCGCCGATGATCGATCTCGGTGCCGCCGGCAACGGCTGGCACCTGCACACCTCCGTCCACCGGAAGGGCCGCAACCTGCTCGACGGGAACGGCCGGCCGGCCGGGGACGGCGCCGCCTACCTCGCCGGGCTGCTGCGCGACCTGCCGGCCCTGACCGCGGTCACCGCGCCGAGCGTGCCCTCGACGTTGCGGCTGCGGCCCGGCCACTTCGCGGGCGCGTACGCGTTCTGGGGCGTCGAGAACCGGGAGGCGCCGCTGCGGTACGTCCCCGGCTCGGCCCTGCTGGGCGACGGCCACGCCAACGTCGAGCTCAAGACGTCCGACGCCTCGGCCAACCCGTACCTCGCGCTCGCCGTCGTGCTCGCCGCCGGGATGGCCGGGATCGAGGACGCGCCCGCACTGCCCGAGCCCATCGGCGCAGACCCGGGCGGCTGGACCGACCACGAACGGGAGATCCGCGGGGTGCACCGGCTGCCGGCGAACCCCGCCGAACAGGACGCCGCACTCGTGGCGTCGCCGCGGGTCGCCGGGGTGCTCGGCGACGAGCTGCTGGGCGCCTTCCGCGCCGTCCGGGCGTCCGACGCGGCGTGGGCGGCCGACCGCACGGACGACGAGATCGTCGCTGCCCACCTTTGGCGTTACT